The Deltaproteobacteria bacterium genomic sequence GCGCGCCACTGCGCTTCCAGCCGCGCGGCGTTCGCACCCGCGGTCATCGCCGTCGAGACGTAGGTGTCCTTCGTCGTGAAGCGCGTTCAGCGCGGGTAGGGGGACACCGGCGTCGGCGAGGTGGGCACGAGGCGGTGGAACGCTCCGCTCCACCTCGTCGCGGGCGAGCGTCTCCGGGGTGGCGCCGTGGAGCGGGCTCGACTCGTCGATCGGGGGCATGCTCCCAAGCCGCCGCGTTACAAACCGCCATCCGACCGGAATCCCGACGAGTTCGAGTGAGATAGCTTGCTCGTGAATGGGGGGCCATGTGGCGTCCCCCCGACGCACCACGATCGGACCCCGGCACGAGCATTGCTATTCGCGGCGGCAGTCGAATGGGGACTTGCCGCCCGCGCAGCCGGACGTGATTTGAGCGACGAAAAGATGACGATCGCCGCAGCGAAGACGCCACCCGTCCGAACCGAACGGGGCGCGCCGGCGGACGACCGGAACTTCGATCATCTCCACGCTCGCGGACGCGCCGGTCTCTGGGCCTTCTTCGTCGCGGTCACGGTCCTGACCATACAGGACTTCCGGCTGCCGAACGGCGGACCCGTATCCTTGCATCTCGTCCGTCTCGTCGAGTTCCTGCTCATTGGCGCCGGCGCAGAAGTGAACCGACGGCGCCCGCCTCCCCGCCCCGCCATCGCGGTGGGTGTCGCCCTCGTCAGCGGCATCTACGTCACCTCCGCGATCAGCGGCTATCTCCGCAACGACGCCCAGACTCAGCTCGTCACCGATCTCGCAATCGCGTTCGCGACGGCGACGACCATGCCGTGGGGCCCCTGGTGGCAGCTGATCACACTCCTGGCGGCGGGTCTCTCCGCCGCCGTCGCGTGGCTCCTGGTCTACGGCACGTTCGGCAACGTGAGCGTCCATCTGCTGACCGGGATCGCCATCGCGTACCTCGTGTCGATCTACATCGCGTATCAGCTGCAGCACTACCGCGCCGAGCGAGACGACGCCGAGGGTGCGCTGCGGGCCAGCGAGGAGCGCTTCCGGGCGCTCATCGAACGGGGCTCGGATACCATCACGATCGTCGATGCCGTCGGCGGCATCCTCTACGAGAGCCCATCGATCGAGCGCGTGCTCGGCTACCGACCGGAAGAGCTGATCGGCCGCCCTGTGCTCGATTATATCCATCCCGACGACGTCGCACGCGTTCGCTCACTTGTGCTCGGTGCCCGCGAGACGGCCTCGATGGAGTGTCGCTCCCGGCGCAAGGACGGCACGTGGTGCGACATCGAGGCCGTCGCGAGAAATCTCCTCGACTACCCCGCCGTGCGCGGCATCGTCATCAACTGGCGCGACGTCGGCGAGCGCAAGCGCGCCGAGCACGAGCGGGCCGTCTACATGCGCGATCTCGCGGAGGCGCGCGATACGGCGCTGGCGGCGACTCGGGCGAAGTCGGACTTCCTCGCGAACACGAGCCACGAGATCCGGTCGCCCATGCACGTCTTCATCGGCATGACCGACATGGCGCTCGACACGAACCTCGAGCCGGAAGCCCGGGAGTATCTCGGGCGCGCACGTTCCGCCGCCGTGGCACTCCTCGCCATCATCAACGACATCCTCGATCTCTCGAAGATCGAGGCAGGCAAGCTCGAGATCGAGCGCGGCCCGCTGGATGTCGGCGCAACGATCCGCGAGATCGTCCACCTGCTCGAGCCCTCCGCCGCCGCGAAGGGTCTCGCGCTCGCCTGCCGTGTCGATGCGGGCCTGCACCGCGAGCTCGCCGGTGACGCGGGTCGGCTCCGGCAGGTGCTCACGAACCTCGTGGGGAACGCGATCAAGTTCACCGAGCGCGGCCAGGTCGCGATCGAGGCCCGCGCAGTGCGCGAGACCCCGTCACACGTCGCCGTTCTCTTCGCGGTGCACGACACCGGCATCGGCATCGCGCCCGAGCGCCAGACGGCCGTGTTCGAGAGCTTCACCCAAGCCGACGGCAGCACGACACGGAAGTACGGCGGAACGGGTCTCGGACTCACGATCTCGCGCCGGCTGGTAGAGCTGATGGGCGGTGAGCTCCGACTGGAGAGCACGGTGGGCCGGGGCAGCACGTTGTCGTTCACCCTGGATCTCACCCGCGGGTCCGGGGCGAAGGATGCCGTCTCGGTCGCGGCGCGGTCTGCGGCGTCGGCCGCCTAGCGTTCCGTTAGCCCCTGTGGCCGGGTGGCGCCTCAGCCTGCGAGGACCAGCCGGTACCCGAGGTCAAGCTCGACGAGGTCGAGAAGGTCATGGTATCGCGCGCCCCAGCGACCGCTGGCGAGGTCCGCAGCAAGTCGGCTCACTGCCGCGGCAACTTCGTCCTGGTCGAGCAGGGCAAGAGCAGAGATTGCCGCGCGTACGCCGCTGTCGAGGTAGGCGTGCGGCCGTGACCAGTAGGCACCGAAGAAGCCGTCGGTGCAATCGGCCGGCACGGGCAGCGCGACGATGGCAGTGGCCTGGAGTTGGCGCGTCACCGTGTCGAGCGTCGCCAGCGCAGCTTCATGCGCGGCGACCTGAGGTAAGTAGTCGCGAACGAACCAGAACCGGTCAGAGAACATGCCGGGGTGCCATGTGACCACCACCTGCCGTCGCGCAACCCGGCGCATCTCGGCCAACCCCGCGATCGGGTCTCTCCAGTGGTGGACGGCGAACACGGCGAGCGCCGCGTCAACGGCATCATCCGGAAGCGGGAGGGCTTC encodes the following:
- a CDS encoding PAS domain S-box protein encodes the protein MTIAAAKTPPVRTERGAPADDRNFDHLHARGRAGLWAFFVAVTVLTIQDFRLPNGGPVSLHLVRLVEFLLIGAGAEVNRRRPPPRPAIAVGVALVSGIYVTSAISGYLRNDAQTQLVTDLAIAFATATTMPWGPWWQLITLLAAGLSAAVAWLLVYGTFGNVSVHLLTGIAIAYLVSIYIAYQLQHYRAERDDAEGALRASEERFRALIERGSDTITIVDAVGGILYESPSIERVLGYRPEELIGRPVLDYIHPDDVARVRSLVLGARETASMECRSRRKDGTWCDIEAVARNLLDYPAVRGIVINWRDVGERKRAEHERAVYMRDLAEARDTALAATRAKSDFLANTSHEIRSPMHVFIGMTDMALDTNLEPEAREYLGRARSAAVALLAIINDILDLSKIEAGKLEIERGPLDVGATIREIVHLLEPSAAAKGLALACRVDAGLHRELAGDAGRLRQVLTNLVGNAIKFTERGQVAIEARAVRETPSHVAVLFAVHDTGIGIAPERQTAVFESFTQADGSTTRKYGGTGLGLTISRRLVELMGGELRLESTVGRGSTLSFTLDLTRGSGAKDAVSVAARSAASAA